One part of the candidate division WOR-3 bacterium genome encodes these proteins:
- a CDS encoding UvrD-helicase domain-containing protein yields MEIIDFKKFLNEEQIKPCFHENGPALILSGAGTGKTRVLTYRICYLIINNVPPDRILALTFTNKAADEMKERIKNLIRDEAKKIWMGTFHSLGYRILREWGKIIDIPENFTVYDREDSKRILKDIVGEGESLSMWVENISKIRNGIKIPDTYEKEIAQKYIESLRKNKALDFDDLLLLLIELFKKDKNVREYYQDKFLHILVDEYQDTSFIQYKILKILSKKHRNLFVVGDEDQSIYAFRGARVENVFDIIKDFPDIKIYRLERNYRSHEIILKAANHLISHNIGRIGKNLWTDIKEGEKIKIIEAKDEREEAEKVYEIIKDKNPSDVLILYRTNAQSRPLEEIFNLKGVPYQVVGALKFFERREIKDFISYLKFIINPYDYVSFERLIESPRRGIGEVTQKKLKEIAEKKEISILDAMKEGEFLKSLSTNLKKEIKKLTELFDYIRFNLENLTCLEIAEKIYEETEFIKHLKKISTDNLNFESRYENLMELFASMREFVLKEEKPTLTNYLQNVVLRIDEENIEKDIFTLMTVHNAKGLEAETVIITGLEEGLFPHFLSLENDREIEEERRLFYVALTRAKKEVYLLYSRERWRRGMRETLPSRFLYELPEDCIEWVKKEEFIRGEEKILKRGDRVYHPFWGEGIILDLGDGKAKINFFRRGVITLVLGKVQGLKKLYFDE; encoded by the coding sequence ATGGAAATAATTGATTTTAAAAAATTTTTAAATGAGGAGCAGATTAAACCCTGTTTCCATGAAAATGGTCCTGCCCTTATACTCTCCGGTGCAGGCACAGGAAAAACAAGAGTTTTAACTTACAGGATATGTTATTTAATTATTAATAATGTTCCACCTGATAGAATCCTCGCCTTAACCTTTACAAATAAGGCTGCTGACGAAATGAAGGAAAGAATTAAAAATTTAATAAGGGATGAGGCAAAAAAAATATGGATGGGAACTTTTCATTCTCTCGGATACAGGATATTAAGGGAATGGGGAAAAATTATAGATATTCCTGAGAATTTCACTGTTTATGACAGAGAGGATAGTAAAAGAATCTTAAAGGATATAGTAGGAGAAGGTGAAAGCCTTTCTATGTGGGTTGAAAATATTTCAAAAATAAGAAATGGAATTAAAATTCCTGACACCTATGAAAAAGAAATAGCTCAAAAATATATAGAATCATTAAGAAAAAATAAAGCCCTTGATTTTGATGACCTTTTACTTTTATTAATAGAACTTTTTAAAAAGGATAAAAATGTTAGGGAGTATTATCAGGATAAGTTTTTACATATTCTTGTAGATGAATATCAGGACACATCTTTCATTCAATATAAGATATTAAAAATTTTATCAAAAAAACACAGAAATTTATTCGTAGTAGGTGATGAAGATCAGTCAATCTATGCTTTCAGAGGTGCAAGGGTTGAAAATGTATTTGATATTATCAAGGACTTCCCTGATATTAAAATATACCGTCTTGAAAGAAATTACCGTTCCCATGAAATTATCTTAAAAGCTGCAAATCACCTCATAAGTCACAATATAGGAAGGATAGGTAAAAATTTATGGACTGATATAAAGGAGGGAGAAAAAATAAAAATTATTGAAGCAAAAGATGAAAGGGAAGAGGCTGAAAAAGTTTATGAAATTATAAAAGATAAAAATCCTTCAGATGTTCTTATACTTTACAGAACAAATGCCCAATCAAGACCTTTAGAAGAAATTTTTAACTTAAAGGGAGTTCCCTATCAGGTTGTTGGAGCTTTAAAATTCTTTGAAAGAAGGGAAATTAAGGATTTTATTTCATACTTAAAATTTATAATAAACCCATACGACTATGTTAGTTTTGAAAGACTTATTGAGTCCCCGAGAAGGGGAATAGGGGAAGTAACTCAGAAAAAATTAAAGGAAATTGCAGAAAAAAAGGAAATATCAATTCTTGATGCAATGAAAGAAGGAGAATTTTTAAAAAGTCTATCAACCAATTTAAAAAAAGAAATCAAAAAACTTACAGAACTCTTTGATTATATAAGATTTAATTTAGAGAATTTAACCTGTCTTGAAATTGCTGAAAAAATTTATGAAGAAACTGAATTTATAAAACACTTAAAGAAAATTTCAACGGATAATTTAAACTTTGAATCAAGATATGAAAACTTAATGGAACTTTTTGCCTCAATGAGAGAATTTGTATTAAAAGAAGAAAAACCAACCTTAACAAATTATCTTCAAAATGTTGTTTTAAGAATTGATGAAGAAAATATAGAAAAAGATATCTTCACTTTGATGACAGTTCATAATGCCAAGGGACTTGAAGCTGAAACTGTAATAATTACAGGTCTTGAAGAAGGTCTTTTCCCTCACTTTTTATCCCTTGAAAATGACAGAGAAATAGAAGAAGAAAGGAGATTATTTTATGTTGCACTTACGAGGGCAAAAAAAGAAGTTTATCTTTTATATTCCAGGGAAAGATGGAGAAGAGGAATGAGAGAAACACTTCCTTCAAGGTTTTTATATGAACTTCCTGAGGATTGTATAGAATGGGTTAAAAAAGAAGAATTTATAAGGGGAGAGGAAAAAATTTTAAAAAGGGGAGATAGAGTATATCATCCTTTCTGGGGTGAAGGAATTATTCTTGACTTAGGTGATGGAAAGGCAAAAATTAATTTTTTTAGAAGAGGAGTTATAACTCTTGTTTTAGGGAAAGTTCAGGGACTTAAAAAATTATATTTTGATGAATAA